One region of Phaeobacter inhibens DSM 16374 genomic DNA includes:
- a CDS encoding tautomerase family protein has protein sequence MPYVNIKVTREGGPDGTGPSAEQKAQLISGVTGLLQDVLGKSPATTFVVISEVPLEDWGIGGLPVQEYRRQVQ, from the coding sequence ATGCCTTATGTGAATATCAAGGTGACCCGCGAGGGTGGTCCCGATGGCACTGGTCCCAGCGCTGAGCAGAAAGCACAGCTGATCAGCGGCGTCACCGGTCTATTACAGGACGTTCTGGGCAAGTCCCCGGCGACCACATTTGTGGTGATCAGTGAGGTGCCGCTGGAGGATTGGGGCATTGGCGGCCTGCCGGTGCAGGAGTACCGGAGGCAGGTGCAATGA
- a CDS encoding NADP-dependent oxidoreductase → MKAAIIETFGDVNVFRMTELPRPDPKSGELLIRIHASSVNPVDAGVRSGQILPDDTAHFPMVLGWDAAGTVEALGSETDGFAPGDRVMAISPQPGSLVGTHAQFAALPASQVVKIADAVPITTAAAVPLIGSTALAALQALDLAPGALILINNPKGAVGAIAAKIAPLLGFKLAPPDALGVDGAIDVRGCQHAQKAFAAVKDGGAYVTIVPEWWKPGGVFTPARGITPVTVQNPANQDLLAPLADWLAQGDLIPEVEEILPLDQISEAHRRLETPGLTGKLVLDHAIF, encoded by the coding sequence ATGAAGGCTGCAATTATCGAGACCTTTGGCGATGTTAACGTCTTTCGAATGACGGAACTGCCGCGCCCGGATCCCAAGTCCGGGGAGCTGCTGATCAGGATCCACGCATCCAGTGTGAACCCGGTGGATGCTGGTGTCCGCTCAGGGCAGATCCTGCCTGATGACACGGCCCATTTTCCGATGGTCCTGGGCTGGGATGCCGCTGGTACGGTCGAGGCGCTTGGGTCAGAAACTGATGGCTTCGCGCCCGGCGATCGGGTGATGGCCATTTCGCCTCAGCCGGGTTCATTGGTCGGCACCCATGCGCAATTTGCCGCGCTGCCAGCCAGCCAGGTTGTAAAAATCGCGGATGCGGTCCCCATCACAACTGCCGCAGCGGTACCGCTGATCGGCAGCACCGCCTTGGCGGCGCTTCAGGCGCTGGATCTGGCACCGGGTGCCCTTATCCTGATCAACAATCCCAAGGGGGCGGTCGGCGCAATAGCTGCGAAAATTGCACCCTTGCTGGGGTTCAAACTGGCGCCCCCGGATGCGCTCGGTGTCGATGGGGCCATTGATGTACGCGGTTGCCAGCACGCGCAAAAGGCGTTTGCAGCTGTCAAGGATGGCGGCGCCTATGTGACCATCGTTCCAGAATGGTGGAAGCCGGGAGGGGTCTTCACCCCCGCGCGCGGCATCACGCCTGTGACAGTTCAGAACCCGGCCAATCAAGACCTTCTGGCGCCCTTGGCAGACTGGCTGGCACAAGGCGACCTGATCCCCGAGGTCGAAGAGATACTGCCGCTTGATCAGATATCAGAGGCACACCGCAGGCTGGAAACCCCTGGACTTACCGGCAAACTCGTCCTGGATCATGCCATTTTCTGA
- a CDS encoding transporter substrate-binding domain-containing protein: protein MARPIRFLFSFLVLVTMALPGWSQDGPNPLRIGFLSVPPFAQRDSQGQETGFLVELAQDLATELGTSITLVPVTSSRDFVQAQAEGRTDLIAGIAQLPALRNSNLFSTPISSETLRPMMRTDTVQGRSTATLSGVRVGIVPPAVGSEQEAFLARNTTVNFTTPEAAVMALLSHRVDAVLIPEPVAFNIAKLASVDGRVSFLNPPLRQFDRLVALHESRADLMPDIEAALDRMKQDRRLDALLLKYFLDIPLPAPDVLRVGVYPSPPYQVINADGQVSGFAVDVLRGLARRTGLQLEFQTISEEAWLRGPQSDTYDILPAAQITATRQAQMDFAHPILAAEQSLFTQVDLADRITRPEDLSARRVGVRADNATAQAMGAALDWQVVPMGSVPALLTALQTGQVDAVVDHPDKLLVAAENLRMRDALTEVLPALLSYERAPALRFGLGDVRDKLDLALPQYLVSAEYAELRRKYFEPPVLWNAARLRLLGYAIGGGLLTLLGVLGLNKLRTRRRIAADKARRAAEIAEIRDELEVVLNAATSGIVAFDRAGQIIRINHPARHMLGDISAETPFAWPEAIRFLDKDTLSPLIASADPLQRARSGHVLSGETHLLRRSANSDDHRYVRVRSAVPKNEHQGVALVLVLDDVTNEELNRQVNDRRNRLDALGELTGGIAHDINNLLASLLYAVDLAGTATTSEHRARFLGIATTTINRGRQLTTRLLAFAKRQPGFAMAKPVQETLTEFHDLIRPMLETRIEIQVQEADPDLLVYCDPAQLETALMNLVLNSRDAIMSSGHGTRITLKARPVAAPQDRPGAKSRNDDKGLGTSAANANHRYVELSVTDDGPGMNNATLIRCTDPFFTTKDANSGTGLGLSMVYGFARHSNGDLRVYSQPGGGTTVQLTLPRGSDLSLPKAAAPDTPLEKGAGETILLAEDEPDLRQMTRDMLVTLGYQVLSVGSAQQALELLQDSNPFDLLLTDVVMPGSIGGFELANRIRQVHPGMPVIYTSGFTGYTPDEMGPVTAPLLQKPVHPRDLAAALAAVLRD, encoded by the coding sequence GAGTTAGCGCAGGACCTCGCAACCGAGTTGGGGACCAGCATCACACTGGTGCCAGTGACTTCGAGCCGTGATTTCGTACAGGCGCAGGCCGAAGGGCGCACCGATCTGATTGCCGGTATCGCCCAACTGCCCGCACTGCGGAACAGCAATCTGTTCTCAACACCGATTTCCAGCGAAACACTCCGCCCCATGATGCGGACGGACACGGTGCAGGGCCGCTCCACCGCAACGCTGAGCGGAGTACGCGTGGGGATCGTGCCACCGGCGGTCGGCTCTGAACAGGAGGCGTTTCTTGCCCGCAATACCACGGTGAATTTCACGACACCCGAAGCCGCCGTCATGGCGCTGCTATCTCACCGGGTTGACGCCGTGCTAATCCCGGAACCTGTCGCATTCAATATCGCGAAGCTGGCCTCCGTCGATGGGCGGGTCAGCTTTCTCAACCCGCCCTTGCGCCAATTTGACCGGCTCGTCGCCCTCCATGAAAGCCGTGCTGATCTGATGCCAGACATCGAAGCCGCGCTTGACCGGATGAAGCAGGACCGGCGCCTCGACGCGCTGCTGCTGAAGTATTTTCTGGATATCCCGCTGCCTGCTCCGGATGTGCTGCGGGTGGGTGTCTACCCTTCTCCTCCCTATCAGGTGATCAATGCCGATGGACAGGTTTCCGGCTTCGCGGTTGACGTGCTGCGCGGCCTCGCCCGGCGCACCGGGTTGCAGCTGGAGTTTCAGACCATCAGCGAAGAGGCCTGGCTGCGCGGGCCACAATCGGACACCTACGACATCCTCCCCGCAGCCCAGATCACCGCCACCCGACAGGCACAGATGGATTTCGCGCATCCGATTTTGGCGGCGGAGCAATCCCTCTTTACCCAGGTGGATTTGGCCGATCGCATCACGCGACCGGAGGACCTTAGCGCGCGCCGGGTCGGGGTGCGTGCTGACAACGCCACTGCGCAGGCGATGGGGGCTGCACTAGACTGGCAGGTCGTCCCGATGGGCTCTGTGCCAGCCCTGCTGACCGCGCTGCAAACGGGACAGGTCGATGCGGTGGTCGATCACCCGGATAAGCTGCTGGTGGCCGCCGAAAACCTCCGGATGCGCGACGCTCTGACTGAGGTGCTGCCTGCACTGCTGAGTTATGAACGCGCACCGGCATTGCGTTTTGGCCTGGGTGACGTTCGTGACAAGCTGGATCTCGCTCTGCCGCAATATCTGGTCTCCGCCGAATATGCCGAGCTGCGCCGCAAGTATTTCGAGCCCCCCGTACTCTGGAATGCAGCGCGGCTGCGCCTGCTCGGCTATGCTATCGGTGGCGGGTTGCTGACGCTGTTGGGTGTGCTCGGTCTGAACAAACTGCGCACGCGCCGCCGCATCGCCGCAGACAAGGCCAGACGCGCCGCAGAGATTGCGGAGATCCGGGATGAACTGGAAGTGGTGCTGAACGCAGCCACCAGCGGAATTGTCGCCTTTGACCGTGCGGGGCAGATCATCCGGATCAACCACCCCGCCCGCCATATGCTGGGGGACATATCCGCCGAGACCCCGTTTGCCTGGCCCGAGGCGATCCGCTTTCTCGATAAGGACACCCTCTCCCCGTTGATTGCCAGCGCCGATCCGCTGCAGCGCGCCCGTTCGGGCCATGTCCTGTCAGGAGAAACCCATCTGCTGCGGCGCAGCGCCAACAGCGATGACCATCGATATGTCCGGGTCCGAAGCGCAGTTCCGAAAAACGAACACCAAGGTGTGGCCTTGGTGTTGGTGCTGGACGATGTCACCAACGAGGAACTAAACCGGCAGGTCAACGACCGCAGGAACAGGCTGGATGCGCTGGGTGAGCTGACGGGTGGTATTGCCCATGATATCAACAATCTGCTGGCATCGCTGCTCTATGCGGTGGATCTCGCAGGAACCGCAACCACCTCCGAGCACCGGGCGCGGTTCCTTGGCATTGCAACAACCACCATCAACCGGGGCCGACAGCTGACAACGCGGCTGCTGGCCTTTGCCAAACGTCAGCCCGGTTTTGCCATGGCCAAACCGGTTCAGGAAACTCTGACAGAGTTTCACGACCTGATCCGCCCGATGCTCGAGACGCGGATTGAGATACAGGTGCAGGAGGCCGATCCCGACTTGCTGGTCTATTGCGATCCTGCACAGCTGGAAACCGCGCTGATGAATCTGGTTCTCAACAGCCGCGATGCCATCATGAGCAGCGGTCACGGCACCCGCATCACCCTGAAGGCCCGGCCAGTAGCTGCCCCGCAAGACCGCCCGGGGGCCAAAAGCAGAAACGACGACAAAGGTCTGGGCACCTCTGCTGCCAATGCAAACCACCGCTATGTTGAACTCTCTGTCACGGATGATGGTCCGGGCATGAACAACGCCACGCTGATCCGCTGTACCGACCCGTTCTTTACCACCAAAGACGCCAATTCGGGCACCGGGCTAGGGCTGTCAATGGTGTATGGCTTTGCCCGCCACTCAAACGGCGATCTGCGGGTCTACTCCCAACCGGGCGGCGGCACCACTGTGCAATTGACCCTGCCGCGCGGCTCCGATCTGAGCCTGCCCAAAGCTGCCGCCCCTGACACCCCCCTTGAGAAAGGCGCCGGTGAGACCATTCTTCTGGCGGAGGATGAACCGGATCTTCGCCAGATGACCCGCGACATGCTCGTGACGCTTGGCTACCAGGTGCTGTCGGTCGGCTCAGCACAACAGGCGCTGGAGCTGTTACAGGACAGCAACCCGTTCGATCTGCTGCTGACCGATGTGGTGATGCCAGGCTCCATCGGCGGCTTTGAACTGGCCAACCGTATCCGCCAGGTCCATCCGGGAATGCCCGTGATCTACACCTCCGGCTTCACCGGATACACGCCGGATGAGATGGGCCCGGTCACGGCCCCGCTGCTGCAAAAACCCGTCCACCCGAGAGATCTGGCTGCGGCACTTGCTGCGGTATTGCGGGACTGA
- the gstA gene encoding glutathione transferase GstA produces MKLYYKPGACPLASHIALQETGRPFEIEAVDTAAGRTEGGADYLAINPKGYVPALRLEDGSILTEGPAILQYIADSHPEAGLVPAAGTFARARMQEQLNWIGTELHKAFGPLFREGTSEAGQDEARVAVAGKFDLIETQLEDGREWLVADQFSVADAYLFVVSNWANFTGIDLARWPYLAAFVSRTAARQSAQAAMRAEGLIQ; encoded by the coding sequence ATGAAACTCTACTACAAACCCGGAGCCTGCCCACTGGCCAGCCATATTGCCCTGCAGGAGACCGGCCGCCCCTTTGAAATCGAGGCTGTCGATACTGCCGCGGGTCGGACCGAAGGTGGTGCAGATTACCTCGCAATCAATCCAAAAGGTTACGTTCCGGCGTTGCGTCTGGAGGACGGCAGCATTCTTACCGAAGGACCGGCCATTTTGCAGTATATCGCCGACAGCCACCCGGAGGCTGGCCTGGTGCCAGCGGCGGGGACCTTTGCGCGCGCCCGGATGCAGGAACAGCTGAACTGGATCGGGACCGAACTGCACAAAGCGTTCGGCCCGCTGTTTCGCGAAGGCACCAGTGAGGCTGGTCAGGACGAAGCGCGCGTTGCTGTTGCGGGCAAATTCGATCTGATCGAGACGCAGCTGGAAGATGGCCGCGAATGGTTGGTTGCGGATCAGTTCTCTGTTGCGGATGCCTATTTGTTCGTAGTCTCGAACTGGGCCAATTTCACCGGTATCGACTTGGCGCGTTGGCCCTACCTCGCGGCCTTTGTGAGCCGAACAGCCGCCCGCCAATCTGCTCAGGCGGCGATGCGTGCAGAGGGGCTGATCCAATGA
- a CDS encoding nuclear transport factor 2 family protein, with amino-acid sequence MTPVDHKEVGKLMETYFEGLHQADSAMLRDVFHPQLAYVCATEGDELYLDLETYMARVDGREPPARRGEQREEEVLEVAFASDRLACVSARMTMMGRDFHDLLTLVRHGAEWRIVAKVFSYVPGKD; translated from the coding sequence ATGACGCCTGTTGATCACAAAGAGGTCGGTAAGTTGATGGAAACCTATTTCGAGGGCCTCCATCAAGCCGATAGCGCCATGCTGCGCGACGTCTTTCACCCGCAGCTGGCATATGTCTGCGCTACCGAAGGAGATGAGCTGTACCTTGATCTTGAGACCTACATGGCCCGCGTGGATGGAAGAGAGCCGCCGGCCAGGCGCGGCGAGCAGCGCGAGGAGGAGGTTCTGGAGGTGGCCTTTGCCAGCGATCGGCTGGCCTGCGTGAGCGCCCGTATGACCATGATGGGACGTGATTTCCATGACCTTCTTACTCTTGTTCGTCACGGTGCCGAATGGCGTATCGTTGCGAAAGTGTTCTCCTATGTACCAGGAAAGGACTGA
- a CDS encoding TetR/AcrR family transcriptional regulator, with product MTLGRQRSFDTEHAIEQAMLLFWERGYEAASMADLSAVMGVNPPSIYAAFGNKQALFEQCAAHYAQSIAAYAPRALDEETTTAKALRRYVAEAIEAFCAEERPRGCLLVSAATNCGKGSAGAQELLTGYRQASETMIADRIRRGITEGDMPACTEPDLLAKYVAVLIQGLAAQARDGATAPDLGKVAELALNQLPVSS from the coding sequence GTGACCTTGGGACGGCAGCGGAGTTTTGATACCGAACACGCGATTGAGCAGGCGATGCTGCTGTTCTGGGAGCGGGGGTATGAGGCGGCATCCATGGCCGACCTCAGCGCCGTCATGGGGGTGAACCCTCCCAGCATCTACGCGGCCTTCGGCAACAAACAGGCGTTGTTTGAACAGTGCGCTGCCCACTACGCGCAAAGCATTGCAGCCTACGCCCCGCGTGCCCTTGACGAGGAAACAACCACCGCCAAGGCATTGCGCCGCTACGTGGCAGAGGCCATTGAGGCATTCTGCGCCGAAGAAAGACCCAGAGGCTGTCTGCTCGTCAGTGCTGCAACCAATTGCGGAAAAGGCAGCGCAGGCGCTCAGGAGCTGTTGACAGGATACAGGCAAGCCAGCGAGACGATGATCGCAGATCGCATCCGACGCGGTATCACAGAGGGGGACATGCCTGCTTGCACCGAGCCCGATCTACTGGCGAAATACGTCGCGGTTCTGATCCAGGGGCTTGCAGCGCAGGCGCGCGACGGGGCTACAGCGCCTGATTTGGGAAAAGTGGCAGAGCTGGCACTCAACCAGCTTCCTGTGTCATCATAA